The following proteins are co-located in the Acinetobacter shaoyimingii genome:
- a CDS encoding MFS transporter, whose protein sequence is MMNALERRSTFALSSIFALRMLGLFMIVPVFSVAGQSYQYATPALIGLAVGVYGLSQAILQIPFSLIADRFSRKPLIVLGLLLFALGGAVAAMSDSIYGVIIGRAIAGGGAVSAVVMALLADVTREENRTKAMAIMGMSIGLSFVVAFSLGPWLTSLVGISGLFWVTTCMGLLAILMLFLVPSTTRHHKNFQQGYLTQLKQVLKMRDLNRLHVSVFALHLLLTAMFIYVPSQLIDFAKIPLSQHGLVYLPLLVISLFFAFPSIILAEKYRKMRGIFLTAIGGIIAGLLILIFGYQSKYILLLGLGLFFIAFNVMEALLPSWLSKAAPIQSKATAMGVNASGQFLGAFCGGILGGQLIMLNNTALGWGILTAIAIVWLLISFGLSQPRYLSSLVFKLPELKETDEWTSQLLSIRGIEEVVVMSDQQVAYVKVDKQQIDDAARQHLSHLLGKEVAI, encoded by the coding sequence ATGATGAATGCCTTAGAACGTCGCTCAACTTTTGCGTTAAGCAGTATTTTTGCACTGCGAATGTTGGGACTGTTCATGATTGTGCCTGTATTTTCAGTTGCGGGACAATCGTATCAATATGCAACGCCTGCACTCATTGGTTTAGCTGTCGGGGTGTATGGTTTAAGCCAAGCCATTTTACAAATTCCATTTAGCTTGATCGCAGATCGTTTTAGTCGTAAACCCCTTATTGTACTTGGGTTGTTATTGTTCGCTTTAGGGGGTGCAGTGGCGGCCATGTCAGACAGTATTTATGGTGTGATTATCGGGCGGGCAATCGCAGGTGGTGGTGCTGTTTCTGCGGTGGTGATGGCGTTGCTTGCCGATGTCACTCGTGAAGAAAACCGAACCAAAGCCATGGCGATCATGGGCATGAGTATTGGTTTGTCTTTTGTGGTGGCATTTAGTTTAGGACCTTGGCTGACTAGCCTTGTCGGAATTTCAGGATTATTCTGGGTAACGACATGTATGGGGCTATTGGCAATCCTCATGTTGTTTTTAGTGCCATCCACTACACGTCATCATAAAAACTTCCAACAAGGCTATCTCACGCAGCTTAAACAAGTGCTGAAAATGCGTGATTTAAATCGTCTACACGTATCGGTATTTGCATTACATTTGCTACTGACTGCGATGTTTATTTATGTGCCATCTCAGTTGATTGACTTTGCCAAAATTCCACTGTCACAACATGGTTTAGTGTATTTGCCTTTGTTGGTAATTAGCTTATTTTTTGCTTTCCCAAGTATTATATTGGCTGAGAAATATCGCAAAATGCGTGGCATTTTCTTAACGGCCATTGGCGGAATCATTGCAGGTTTATTGATTTTAATTTTTGGTTACCAGTCCAAATATATTTTGCTACTGGGACTAGGATTATTTTTTATTGCTTTTAATGTGATGGAAGCACTTTTACCTTCTTGGTTGTCTAAGGCAGCACCAATTCAATCCAAAGCAACCGCAATGGGTGTCAATGCCAGTGGGCAATTTTTAGGGGCATTTTGTGGCGGTATTTTAGGTGGGCAGCTGATCATGCTCAACAATACTGCACTCGGGTGGGGAATTTTAACGGCAATTGCTATTGTTTGGTTATTGATAAGTTTTGGTCTATCTCAACCACGCTATTTATCGTCTTTAGTTTTCAAATTACCTGAATTAAAAGAAACAGATGAATGGACTTCTCAGTTGCTATCAATTCGTGGTATTGAAGAAGTCGTGGTGATGTCTGATCAACAAGTCGCCTATGTTAAGGTCGATAAGCAACAAATTGATGATGCAGCGCGACAACATTTATCGCACTTGTTAGGTAAAGAGGTAGCCATTTAA
- the tenA gene encoding thiaminase II, with the protein MSFSKDVWQHNFKLYQKTLTHPFNQQLAQGTLNRAAFCHYVIQDAHYLLAYGRALAVCAAKAFAADDVIQFSEAAKVAIVVERSLHQDFMHDFHISKTQFENTPLSLACHHYTSFLTATAWSESYPVVLAALLPCFWIYAEVGKNIVHLSQPNNPYQAWIDTYAGEEFHLAVNRVITTIDQVAERCDADTIAKMHQAYTRGAELEWLFWESAYHQQQWLTLDA; encoded by the coding sequence ATGAGCTTTTCAAAAGATGTATGGCAACATAATTTCAAACTTTACCAAAAAACCTTAACGCATCCTTTTAATCAACAGCTTGCACAAGGTACGTTAAATCGAGCTGCTTTTTGTCATTACGTCATTCAAGATGCACATTATTTACTCGCCTATGGACGTGCACTGGCTGTGTGTGCTGCCAAGGCCTTTGCGGCAGATGATGTCATCCAATTTTCAGAGGCAGCCAAAGTGGCTATTGTGGTAGAGCGCAGTTTACATCAAGATTTCATGCATGATTTTCACATCAGCAAAACACAATTTGAAAATACGCCACTCAGCCTAGCCTGTCATCATTACACTTCATTTCTGACAGCAACAGCGTGGTCTGAAAGTTACCCTGTAGTGTTAGCCGCACTTCTGCCTTGTTTCTGGATATATGCTGAGGTGGGGAAAAATATTGTCCATCTAAGCCAACCAAATAATCCTTATCAAGCTTGGATTGATACCTATGCAGGTGAAGAATTTCATTTAGCAGTGAATCGTGTAATTACCACCATAGATCAAGTTGCTGAGCGCTGTGATGCAGACACAATTGCTAAAATGCATCAAGCTTATACCCGTGGTGCAGAACTCGAATGGTTATTTTGGGAAAGTGCCTATCATCAACAGCAGTGGTTAACCCTAGATGCATGA
- a CDS encoding DUF475 domain-containing protein produces MMKHFGFSIIFTIVCLGISAYWGFHHGPEAGLKTMFTALTITAILAVMEVSLSFDNAVVNASVLRGWDHFWKMIFLTVGILVAVFGMRLVFPIVIVAVTADMGMMEVVNMALNDPKNYSARLIAHHAEIAAFGGSFLLLVFLNFFLDEGKDTHWFKWLERRLANLANVPAMSVFLALIALLIMAANIDEASRLAVTMAGIWGIVIYIGVQVLSHMLGGEPEVDEQGNAIGHDASGAPTGAIKAGLGGFIYLEVLDASFSFDGVIGAFAITSDVVIIMLGLAIGAMFVRSMTIYLVDKGTLDAYIYLEHGAHYAIGALAFIMLASGTGVHVPEVVTGLIGVAFIVWAVIASIQYRKRQERLG; encoded by the coding sequence ATGATGAAACATTTTGGTTTCTCAATCATCTTTACGATCGTGTGTCTAGGTATTTCTGCGTATTGGGGCTTTCATCATGGCCCAGAAGCAGGTTTAAAGACCATGTTTACAGCGCTCACCATTACTGCAATTCTGGCAGTCATGGAAGTGTCGCTTTCGTTTGATAATGCTGTGGTGAATGCATCCGTGCTTCGTGGTTGGGATCATTTTTGGAAAATGATTTTCTTAACCGTGGGCATCTTGGTTGCTGTATTTGGTATGCGTCTTGTTTTCCCAATCGTGATCGTTGCTGTAACCGCAGACATGGGCATGATGGAAGTGGTAAATATGGCATTGAATGATCCGAAAAATTATTCAGCACGTCTAATTGCCCATCATGCTGAAATTGCGGCTTTTGGTGGCTCATTCTTACTGCTTGTATTCCTCAATTTCTTTTTGGATGAAGGTAAGGATACGCACTGGTTTAAATGGTTGGAACGTCGTCTAGCGAATCTTGCCAATGTGCCTGCAATGTCTGTGTTCTTGGCATTGATTGCACTGTTAATTATGGCAGCCAATATTGATGAAGCTTCTCGTTTAGCGGTGACCATGGCAGGTATTTGGGGTATCGTGATTTATATTGGGGTTCAAGTGCTGAGTCATATGCTCGGTGGTGAACCTGAAGTAGATGAACAGGGTAATGCCATTGGTCATGATGCAAGCGGTGCGCCAACTGGTGCAATCAAAGCAGGTCTGGGCGGGTTTATCTATTTAGAAGTTTTAGATGCCTCATTTAGCTTTGATGGGGTGATTGGTGCCTTCGCTATTACTTCAGATGTAGTGATTATCATGCTCGGTCTGGCGATTGGTGCGATGTTTGTTCGTTCCATGACCATTTACTTGGTCGATAAAGGTACGCTTGATGCTTATATCTACCTTGAACATGGCGCGCATTATGCCATTGGCGCTCTAGCATTCATCATGCTTGCAAGTGGTACAGGTGTGCATGTTCCTGAAGTTGTTACAGGTTTGATTGGTGTAGCATTTATTGTTTGGGCGGTGATTGCATCCATCCAATACCGTAAACGACAAGAACGCCTCGGTTGA
- a CDS encoding site-specific integrase, with protein MQQALFSNENGWRDIPDFIISREGKKVNTVSDLWNLPYAIDISSSKLDFSKIPNENFKWVLKSFVIEKIEKVSTHAGLQHFQDIWAKFFRNNIEVINSAQDIEETLISVVESAINLGRAEHKLWTLYRPIQWYLYGAEHYPELGFSTAYASILETMSIPGNPKGEAVRMEDPDSGPLNHSLELPLLIQALKKDQSQELIHLQQKAAVALSIAYGRNPANLTYLRHSDVVNLTPESDDPVYVLKIPRIKKRLVNPRDDYKEEFLDPAFAQHVHDLIRANNEKNYAVLYHGGKKLQNPQPLFFNINGNEAAILSGDYENAYNFSSSMITSLIKGFVRRHNIISPLTKELMYVTARRLRYTLATGLAAEGISKAALARILDHTDTQHVHVYFELAGKIVIQLDKAIAKAFSQYLSYFSGHIIDSLENAINGDNPEKHLVFKGDMIEDGIKDIGVCGESNICHLDPPFSCYLCPKFQPYIHADHEYVLESLLNSRNERLEKYENARLGIQLDEVIFAVAQVAEACKKEYV; from the coding sequence ATGCAGCAGGCTTTATTTTCTAATGAGAATGGTTGGAGAGATATTCCTGATTTTATTATTAGTCGTGAAGGAAAAAAGGTAAATACAGTAAGTGACTTGTGGAACTTACCATATGCTATTGATATCTCTAGTTCTAAATTAGATTTTTCTAAAATTCCAAATGAAAATTTTAAGTGGGTATTAAAATCTTTCGTCATAGAAAAAATTGAAAAAGTATCTACTCATGCCGGTTTACAGCATTTTCAGGATATTTGGGCAAAATTTTTCCGAAACAATATTGAAGTTATAAATTCTGCTCAAGATATTGAAGAAACTCTAATTTCAGTAGTTGAAAGTGCGATTAATTTAGGTCGTGCAGAGCACAAACTCTGGACGTTATATAGACCGATACAATGGTATTTGTATGGAGCTGAGCATTATCCTGAGTTAGGTTTTTCAACAGCTTATGCCAGTATTTTAGAAACGATGTCTATTCCTGGGAATCCGAAAGGAGAAGCTGTAAGGATGGAGGATCCAGACTCAGGACCTTTAAATCATAGTTTGGAACTTCCTTTGCTAATTCAGGCCTTAAAAAAAGATCAGAGTCAAGAACTTATACATTTACAACAGAAAGCTGCTGTTGCTCTTTCAATTGCTTATGGTCGAAATCCAGCTAATCTAACTTATTTAAGACATTCTGATGTTGTTAATTTAACACCAGAATCAGATGATCCTGTTTATGTCTTAAAAATCCCTCGCATTAAAAAGAGGTTAGTAAATCCGCGCGATGATTACAAAGAAGAGTTTCTTGATCCAGCTTTCGCACAGCATGTTCATGATTTGATTAGAGCGAATAATGAGAAGAACTATGCTGTTCTTTATCATGGGGGTAAAAAGCTCCAAAATCCTCAGCCGCTCTTTTTTAATATAAATGGAAACGAGGCAGCGATATTATCTGGCGATTATGAGAATGCTTATAACTTTTCCTCTTCGATGATTACCTCTTTAATTAAAGGGTTTGTAAGAAGGCATAATATTATTTCTCCTCTGACAAAGGAGTTAATGTATGTTACAGCTAGAAGGCTTCGATATACCCTTGCAACAGGTTTAGCGGCTGAGGGCATTAGTAAGGCAGCTTTAGCTAGAATCTTGGACCATACAGATACTCAGCATGTTCACGTATATTTTGAGCTAGCAGGTAAAATTGTTATTCAGCTAGATAAAGCAATTGCAAAAGCCTTTTCTCAATATCTTAGCTATTTCTCTGGTCATATAATTGACTCTTTAGAAAATGCTATTAATGGTGATAATCCTGAAAAGCATTTGGTTTTTAAGGGGGATATGATTGAGGATGGCATTAAAGATATTGGAGTATGTGGTGAATCAAATATATGTCATCTAGATCCTCCCTTTTCATGTTACTTATGCCCAAAATTCCAGCCTTATATACATGCTGACCATGAATACGTACTTGAGAGTCTACTGAACAGTAGAAATGAGCGTTTAGAAAAATATGAAAATGCTCGTTTAGGAATCCAGTTAGATGAAGTTATTTTTGCTGTAGCACAGGTAGCAGAAGCTTGTAAGAAGGAATATGTATGA
- the ssb gene encoding single-stranded DNA-binding protein, translating to MRGVNKVILVGTLGKDPETKTFPNGGSLTQFSIATSESWTDKNSGERKEQTEWHRIVLHNRLGEIAQQYLRKGSKVYIEGSLRTRQWTDQNGQERYTTEIRGEQMQMLDSNRQQNDGAGEGGFQQPRFNNNNQNGGYGQQGGYNNQAAPGGYGNNNVNQGFQSPKPQQQPAKPMATAPADLDDDLPF from the coding sequence ATGCGTGGCGTAAATAAAGTTATTTTAGTTGGTACTTTAGGTAAAGATCCGGAAACTAAAACATTTCCGAATGGTGGTTCTCTCACACAATTTTCTATTGCAACTAGTGAATCTTGGACTGATAAAAATTCGGGTGAACGAAAAGAACAAACAGAATGGCACCGAATTGTATTGCACAACCGTTTAGGCGAAATTGCTCAGCAATATTTGCGTAAAGGCTCTAAAGTTTATATTGAAGGTTCATTGCGTACGCGTCAATGGACAGATCAAAATGGTCAAGAGCGTTACACCACAGAAATCCGTGGTGAACAAATGCAAATGCTAGACTCAAACCGTCAGCAAAATGATGGTGCGGGTGAAGGTGGTTTCCAACAACCTCGTTTCAACAATAACAACCAAAATGGTGGTTATGGTCAACAAGGTGGTTATAACAACCAAGCAGCACCAGGTGGTTATGGCAACAACAATGTGAATCAAGGTTTCCAATCTCCTAAACCTCAGCAACAACCTGCTAAGCCTATGGCAACAGCACCTGCTGATTTGGATGATGATTTACCGTTCTAG
- a CDS encoding tyrosine-type recombinase/integrase, with protein MGVEVILHDSGELLPILLDDDGMPIPLPNEFILSKRKASANTLIRNLREIKLLYEWFYIQNIDLYERLIQKKPFTEAEITGSLAEFLRKDHEKRHKKIKIAVKPDTFNQRLITIKQFLNWYIELYIGTLPFTSNNYQYYITYKTRLNYLLDNCFINSSPTNKSLSKGLSSSEQSNLIKLVKPQKESQNPIEYRNYIMVMLMLSFGLRPGELLSLRVEDIQLGGISSIRVHRRPPDANDKRKQRPQIKRNGRTLSINDKALAKELDIYITKWREMLDQRNQTSIEWDYLILNQDGQPLSLASITQYFQILKGKYVELVPPNFSPKTLRHTFSSSMERLLRDAGVEEDNRKKALAYLRGDSSLSSQDVYTFKETELEANKYLGQYQREIFGI; from the coding sequence ATGGGTGTAGAGGTAATCTTGCATGATTCTGGAGAATTGTTGCCTATACTTCTTGATGATGATGGTATGCCAATACCTTTACCAAATGAGTTTATTCTTTCCAAAAGGAAAGCAAGTGCTAATACATTGATCAGGAACTTAAGAGAAATAAAATTATTATATGAATGGTTCTACATTCAAAATATTGACTTATATGAAAGACTGATTCAGAAGAAACCTTTTACTGAAGCTGAAATTACAGGAAGTCTTGCAGAATTTCTAAGAAAGGATCATGAAAAAAGACATAAGAAGATCAAGATTGCAGTCAAACCAGATACGTTTAATCAAAGACTCATCACGATTAAACAATTTTTAAATTGGTATATTGAACTATATATTGGGACTCTACCTTTTACATCAAATAATTATCAATATTACATCACATATAAGACAAGGCTTAACTACTTGCTTGATAACTGCTTTATAAACTCCTCACCAACTAATAAAAGCCTTAGTAAAGGATTAAGTAGTAGTGAGCAATCTAATCTTATTAAGTTGGTTAAGCCCCAAAAGGAAAGTCAAAATCCCATTGAGTATAGAAATTATATTATGGTGATGTTGATGCTTTCTTTTGGATTGCGTCCAGGAGAGCTTTTAAGCTTAAGAGTGGAAGATATACAGCTTGGAGGAATATCTTCTATAAGAGTGCATCGTCGTCCACCAGATGCTAATGATAAGAGAAAGCAGAGACCTCAAATTAAGAGAAATGGACGAACATTATCAATTAATGATAAAGCTCTTGCGAAAGAGTTAGATATCTATATTACAAAGTGGAGAGAGATGTTAGATCAGAGAAATCAAACTTCTATTGAGTGGGATTACTTAATTCTTAATCAAGATGGACAACCTCTTTCACTAGCCTCAATTACTCAATACTTTCAAATTTTGAAAGGAAAATATGTTGAACTAGTGCCTCCTAATTTCAGTCCAAAGACTTTAAGGCATACTTTTTCATCTTCAATGGAGCGTTTACTAAGAGATGCTGGTGTTGAAGAAGACAATAGAAAAAAAGCATTAGCATATTTGAGGGGGGATAGTTCGTTGTCCTCACAAGATGTTTATACATTCAAAGAAACAGAATTAGAAGCTAATAAATATTTAGGACAATATCAGCGTGAGATTTTTGGAATCTAA
- the uvrA gene encoding excinuclease ABC subunit UvrA, translated as MSQSHIRIRGARTHNLKNVSLDIPRDKFVVITGLSGSGKSSLAFDTLYAEGQRRYVESLSAYARQFLSQMEKPEVDSIEGLSPAIAIEQKSTSHNPRSTVGTITEIYDYLRLLYARVGTPYCPEHDLPMVAQTVSEMVDAVNALEEGTALMLLAPVVRERKGEYTNLFEQLQSQGFVRARVDGEIVEIDVPPELDKKKKHTIEVVVDRFKVRDDLGNRIAESFETALRLGGDIAILSWMKGEQPDRVFSAKHSCPECDRAVAELEPRLFSFNNPFGACPVCDGLGTRSHFSAEKLIPNPEVSVSQGAIRGWDRQRPYYYSMIEKVAAHFGFSLDTPWNELDADTKKKFLYGTGKEKIDLSYIDERGRRHNRVQPFEGVLPHLERRYRETESNYVRDDLAQYLSNAACDACGGSRLNEISRNVKILDKTIAQITKMSIGDAENYYQDLNLEGAKGEIADKIFKEIRERLHFLVSVGLNYLSLSRSAETLSGGEAQRIRLASQIGAGLMGVMYVLDEPSIGLHQRDNDRLLETLVRLRDLGNTVLVVEHDEDAIRAADHIIDIGPGAGVHGGHVIAEGTYDEILANKDSLTGQYLSGKLKIEVPKERIKPPKPEEQIKLMGAAGHNLKNVDLTIPLGVMTCVTGVSGSGKSTLINRTLLPLAATQLNGATTLTAEKFDSIDGLQFLDKVVDIDQSPIGRTPRSNPATYTGLFTPIRELFAQTPEAKARGYAAGRFSFNVKGGRCEACEGDGMIKVAMHFLPDMYVPCDSCHGKRYNRETLEVGYKGKNISDVLEMTVEDAMHFFDAIPVIHRRLETLHQVGLGYIRLGQSATTLSGGEAQRVKLARELAKRDTGKTLYVLDEPTTGLHFHDIAKLLDILHELRNKGNTIVVIEHNLDVIKTADWIIDLGPEGGAGGGEIIAEGTPEEVAKSKVSHTAKFLKAMLK; from the coding sequence ATGAGTCAAAGTCACATCCGTATTCGAGGCGCACGAACCCATAACTTAAAGAATGTGTCACTCGATATTCCACGTGACAAATTCGTGGTCATTACGGGACTTTCAGGCTCAGGTAAATCATCCCTAGCCTTTGATACCTTATATGCCGAAGGTCAACGTCGTTATGTTGAATCACTATCTGCATATGCACGACAGTTTTTATCGCAAATGGAAAAACCAGAAGTCGACTCGATTGAGGGTTTAAGTCCAGCCATTGCTATTGAACAAAAATCGACAAGCCATAACCCTCGTTCAACTGTAGGGACGATTACTGAAATTTACGACTACTTGCGTCTGCTCTATGCACGTGTCGGTACGCCATACTGCCCTGAACATGACCTGCCTATGGTGGCACAAACTGTCTCAGAAATGGTCGATGCGGTTAATGCACTTGAAGAAGGCACAGCACTCATGTTGCTTGCCCCTGTCGTACGTGAGCGTAAGGGTGAGTACACCAATCTATTTGAACAGCTACAAAGCCAAGGTTTTGTACGTGCTCGTGTAGATGGTGAAATTGTTGAAATTGATGTCCCACCTGAACTGGATAAAAAGAAAAAACATACCATTGAAGTGGTGGTCGATCGCTTTAAAGTCCGTGATGACTTGGGCAACCGTATTGCAGAATCTTTTGAAACCGCACTGCGTTTGGGTGGCGATATTGCCATTTTGTCATGGATGAAAGGCGAACAGCCTGACCGTGTATTTTCAGCAAAACATTCTTGTCCTGAATGTGACCGTGCTGTGGCGGAGCTTGAACCCCGTTTATTCTCGTTTAACAACCCTTTTGGTGCCTGCCCTGTTTGTGATGGTTTAGGTACACGCAGTCATTTTAGTGCGGAAAAATTGATTCCGAACCCAGAAGTCAGCGTTAGCCAAGGGGCTATACGTGGTTGGGACAGACAACGTCCTTACTACTACAGCATGATTGAAAAAGTGGCTGCGCATTTTGGCTTTTCTTTAGATACACCGTGGAATGAGTTAGATGCCGATACTAAAAAGAAATTCTTATACGGTACTGGTAAAGAAAAAATTGATTTAAGTTATATCGATGAACGTGGTCGTCGTCATAACCGAGTACAACCCTTTGAAGGTGTTTTACCCCATTTAGAACGTCGTTATCGTGAGACTGAATCAAACTATGTGCGTGATGATTTAGCGCAATATTTATCGAATGCGGCATGTGATGCCTGTGGCGGTTCACGTCTCAATGAAATTTCACGCAACGTGAAAATCTTAGATAAAACCATCGCACAAATTACCAAGATGTCGATTGGTGATGCTGAAAACTACTATCAAGATTTGAATCTTGAAGGTGCGAAAGGCGAAATTGCCGATAAGATTTTTAAAGAAATTCGTGAGCGTCTGCACTTCTTGGTATCGGTCGGTTTGAATTATTTAAGTCTGTCTCGTTCTGCTGAAACTTTGTCTGGTGGTGAAGCGCAGCGTATTCGTTTGGCTTCACAAATTGGTGCAGGCTTAATGGGTGTGATGTACGTTCTCGATGAACCTTCTATTGGTTTGCATCAGCGTGATAACGACCGCTTACTTGAAACCTTAGTTCGTTTACGTGACTTGGGTAATACTGTACTCGTGGTTGAGCATGATGAAGATGCGATTCGTGCAGCGGATCATATTATTGATATTGGTCCAGGTGCAGGTGTGCATGGCGGCCATGTGATTGCTGAAGGTACGTATGATGAAATCTTGGCAAATAAAGATTCGCTAACAGGTCAATATTTATCAGGCAAGTTGAAAATTGAAGTGCCAAAGGAACGGATAAAACCACCTAAACCTGAAGAGCAAATTAAGCTCATGGGCGCAGCAGGTCATAACTTAAAGAATGTCGACTTAACCATTCCTTTGGGTGTGATGACGTGCGTAACAGGCGTTTCTGGTTCTGGTAAATCAACCCTCATTAACCGTACCTTGTTGCCCCTTGCTGCAACGCAGTTGAATGGTGCAACCACCCTCACGGCTGAGAAATTTGATTCGATTGATGGTTTACAGTTCCTCGATAAAGTTGTGGACATTGACCAAAGCCCAATTGGTCGTACACCTCGTTCTAACCCTGCAACCTATACAGGTTTGTTTACGCCTATTCGTGAACTCTTTGCGCAGACTCCTGAAGCGAAAGCACGTGGTTATGCCGCAGGTCGTTTTTCGTTTAACGTAAAAGGTGGTCGCTGTGAGGCTTGTGAAGGCGACGGTATGATCAAGGTCGCTATGCATTTCTTACCTGATATGTATGTGCCTTGCGATTCATGTCATGGCAAGCGTTATAACCGTGAAACCTTAGAAGTCGGCTATAAAGGCAAAAACATTTCTGATGTCTTAGAAATGACAGTTGAAGATGCCATGCATTTCTTTGATGCGATTCCTGTGATTCATCGTCGTTTAGAAACCTTGCATCAGGTGGGTTTGGGGTATATCCGTTTAGGCCAATCTGCAACGACACTTTCAGGCGGTGAAGCACAGCGTGTGAAATTGGCACGTGAGTTGGCGAAGCGTGATACTGGTAAAACCTTATATGTACTGGATGAACCGACCACGGGTCTACATTTCCATGATATTGCGAAGTTACTCGACATCCTGCATGAGCTTCGTAATAAGGGTAATACTATTGTGGTGATTGAGCATAATTTGGATGTGATTAAAACAGCCGATTGGATTATTGATTTAGGTCCTGAAGGCGGTGCTGGTGGCGGTGAAATTATTGCTGAAGGTACGCCTGAAGAAGTTGCTAAATCTAAAGTTTCGCATACAGCGAAGTTCTTGAAAGCGATGCTTAAATAA